The following coding sequences are from one Thermodesulfobacteriota bacterium window:
- the ilvB gene encoding biosynthetic-type acetolactate synthase large subunit: protein MKMTGARILIESLLKEGVDTIFGFPGGVVLPIYDVLYDSPLKHVLVRHEQGAVHMADGYARASGRPGVVVVTSGPGATNTVTGIATAYMDSIPVVVFTGQVPTALIGNDAFQEADIVGITRPCTKHNYLVKDIKELTKTIKEAFHVATTGRPGPVLVDLPKDVLIAMAEFKYPAAAELPGYQPKYKGHGGQVKKAMARILKARKPVIYAGGGVILSDAAPELKTLAEKLHIPVTTTLMGMGGFPGTHSLYMGMLGMHGTYAANMAVTNTDCLIAIGARFDDRVTGKIDEFAPYATIIHIDIDPTSISKNVEVDVPIVGDVKGILREMGKILPKQKELKEHEKELQPWLKEVKKWERTHKLSYKPGKKGVLKPQYVVEKLYELTKGNAIITTEVGQNQMWAAQFFKFKKPRTFLSSGGLGTMGYGLPAAIGAQVAFPKKTVIDIAGDGSIQMNIQEMATAVQYKLPVKVAILNNRYLGMVRQWQEFFYDKRYSHTCMGKLPDFVKLAEAYGGVGLRASKPEEVEAVIKKALKVTDRPVLMDFVVAPEEGVYPMVPTGEPLNKMLLV from the coding sequence ATGAAGATGACAGGTGCACGGATATTGATCGAGTCCCTCCTTAAAGAGGGGGTGGACACCATATTCGGCTTCCCCGGGGGGGTTGTGCTGCCCATCTACGACGTGCTCTACGACTCCCCTCTTAAGCACGTGCTGGTGCGCCACGAGCAGGGTGCGGTCCACATGGCCGACGGCTACGCGAGGGCCTCGGGCCGTCCGGGCGTGGTCGTCGTGACCTCGGGCCCCGGCGCGACCAACACGGTAACGGGCATAGCCACCGCCTACATGGATTCCATTCCGGTGGTGGTCTTCACAGGCCAGGTGCCTACCGCGCTAATCGGCAACGACGCCTTCCAGGAGGCCGACATTGTGGGCATAACGAGGCCGTGCACCAAGCACAACTATCTGGTGAAAGACATAAAGGAACTCACGAAGACCATAAAGGAGGCGTTCCACGTGGCGACGACCGGAAGGCCGGGGCCCGTGCTGGTGGACCTGCCCAAGGACGTGCTTATCGCCATGGCCGAGTTCAAGTACCCGGCAGCGGCCGAGCTGCCCGGCTACCAGCCGAAGTACAAGGGGCACGGGGGGCAGGTCAAGAAAGCCATGGCCCGGATACTGAAGGCCAGGAAACCGGTCATATACGCAGGCGGTGGGGTCATACTGTCGGATGCCGCCCCGGAGTTGAAAACACTGGCGGAAAAGCTCCATATCCCGGTTACGACGACGCTAATGGGCATGGGCGGCTTCCCGGGCACCCACTCGCTCTACATGGGCATGCTCGGCATGCACGGCACGTACGCGGCCAACATGGCGGTCACCAATACCGACTGCCTTATAGCCATTGGCGCGAGGTTCGACGACCGCGTTACCGGCAAGATCGACGAGTTCGCCCCGTACGCGACCATTATACACATTGATATCGACCCAACCTCCATAAGCAAGAACGTGGAGGTGGACGTGCCCATAGTGGGGGACGTCAAAGGGATCTTGAGGGAGATGGGGAAGATACTCCCGAAGCAAAAGGAGTTGAAGGAGCATGAAAAGGAGCTCCAGCCGTGGTTGAAGGAGGTAAAGAAGTGGGAGCGGACCCATAAGCTTTCCTATAAACCCGGCAAAAAGGGAGTACTAAAACCCCAGTATGTGGTAGAGAAGCTCTACGAGCTTACCAAAGGGAACGCGATTATCACGACCGAGGTCGGGCAGAACCAGATGTGGGCGGCCCAGTTCTTCAAGTTCAAGAAGCCGAGGACCTTCCTCTCTTCCGGCGGGCTCGGAACGATGGGCTACGGCCTTCCGGCGGCCATAGGCGCGCAGGTGGCATTCCCGAAGAAGACGGTCATAGACATAGCCGGGGACGGCTCCATACAGATGAACATTCAGGAGATGGCCACGGCCGTGCAGTACAAGCTGCCGGTGAAGGTAGCCATCCTGAATAACCGCTACCTCGGCATGGTCAGGCAGTGGCAGGAGTTCTTTTACGACAAGCGCTACTCGCACACATGCATGGGGAAGCTCCCGGACTTCGTGAAGTTGGCCGAGGCGTACGGAGGGGTGGGGCTCCGGGCCAGCAAGCCCGAAGAGGTGGAGGCGGTAATAAAGAAAGCTCTCAAGGTAACGGACAGGCCCGTGTTGATGGACTTCGTGGTGGCGCCCGAGGAGGGCGTATATCCCATGGTGCCGACCGGAGAGCCTTTAAATAAGATGCTGCTCGTATAA
- a CDS encoding DUF465 domain-containing protein: protein MGTADEEISERLIRENDEFRKIHTAHKEYKKQIEEMSRKGHLNAEEELEMARVKKLKLAAKDKLEMALSRHR, encoded by the coding sequence ATGGGAACTGCGGACGAGGAAATTTCGGAAAGGCTTATCCGGGAGAACGATGAGTTCCGGAAGATACACACGGCACACAAGGAATATAAGAAACAGATCGAGGAGATGTCGAGGAAGGGACACCTGAACGCCGAGGAAGAGTTGGAGATGGCGAGGGTGAAGAAGCTGAAACTCGCGGCCAAGGACAAGTTGGAGATGGCGCTGTCGAGGCACCGCTGA
- the tsaB gene encoding tRNA (adenosine(37)-N6)-threonylcarbamoyltransferase complex dimerization subunit type 1 TsaB: MRVLALDTSSTSGSMAVVRDGIVEAETNIEHVGTHGVWLMGALDALMKDAGLSLRDIDLFALSVGPGSFTGLRIGVSTVKGLAWALGKGKKGKKGGKEVAGVSTLDALSMNAPSDGSLVCPLLDARKGEIYAALYRPGNGSKDAGGEGGEGGWGMETLLPGCALKPEELIEQLLKFGPGPVTFLGGGLKPYSGYIRDSIKDAVFAPEELWRVRAVNVASLALEGFGERMSPEALSPLYLRKSEAELKKAACSVDKPRSFG, from the coding sequence GTGAGGGTGCTCGCGCTCGATACGTCTTCGACCTCCGGGAGCATGGCTGTGGTCCGGGACGGCATTGTCGAGGCGGAAACCAACATTGAGCACGTAGGCACCCACGGCGTCTGGCTCATGGGGGCGCTCGACGCGCTTATGAAGGATGCCGGCCTCTCGCTCCGGGATATAGACCTCTTCGCCCTTTCCGTCGGGCCGGGCTCGTTCACGGGCTTGAGGATAGGGGTGAGTACGGTAAAGGGTCTTGCGTGGGCCCTCGGGAAAGGGAAAAAAGGGAAAAAAGGGGGGAAAGAGGTCGCGGGCGTATCCACGCTCGACGCCCTCTCGATGAACGCCCCTTCAGACGGCTCGCTCGTCTGCCCGCTCCTCGATGCGCGCAAGGGGGAGATATATGCCGCGCTCTACCGCCCGGGTAACGGTAGCAAGGATGCCGGAGGGGAGGGGGGGGAGGGGGGATGGGGGATGGAGACGCTCCTTCCGGGCTGCGCCTTAAAGCCGGAGGAGTTGATAGAGCAACTCTTGAAGTTCGGGCCGGGACCGGTAACATTCCTCGGGGGAGGGCTCAAGCCCTACTCGGGGTATATCCGGGATAGTATAAAAGACGCCGTCTTCGCCCCGGAGGAGTTATGGCGGGTCCGGGCCGTAAACGTCGCCTCCCTCGCCCTTGAAGGATTCGGAGAGCGCATGAGCCCCGAGGCGCTCAGCCCGCTCTACCTGAGAAAGTCGGAGGCCGAGCTTAAAAAGGCAGCGTGCTCTGTTGACAAGCCCCGGTCCTTTGGGTAA
- the ilvN gene encoding acetolactate synthase small subunit yields the protein MRHTISVLVSNEFGVLSKISGLFSGRGFNIESLCVAETLDPEVSRMTIVTRGDDKVIEQITKQLNKLVSVLKVHDLTAEEHIGRELALIKVSVAAENRAEVLSIVDIFRAKVVDVSPRSYTIETTGDEQKLRAIVELLRPFGIKEVARTGRIALSRSHRAKQGK from the coding sequence ATGAGACATACGATTTCCGTTCTTGTATCGAACGAGTTCGGCGTGCTGTCGAAGATATCCGGGCTCTTCTCCGGGAGGGGCTTTAATATAGAGAGCCTCTGCGTGGCCGAAACGCTCGACCCCGAGGTGTCGAGGATGACCATCGTAACGCGCGGGGACGACAAGGTCATCGAGCAGATAACCAAGCAGCTCAATAAACTCGTGAGCGTCTTGAAGGTGCACGACCTCACCGCGGAGGAGCATATCGGCAGGGAGCTGGCGCTTATAAAGGTCTCGGTCGCGGCCGAGAACAGGGCCGAGGTCCTTAGCATCGTGGACATATTCAGGGCCAAGGTGGTGGACGTAAGTCCCAGGAGCTACACCATAGAGACCACCGGGGACGAGCAGAAGTTAAGGGCCATAGTCGAGCTCTTGAGACCCTTCGGCATAAAGGAGGTCGCGAGGACCGG
- the rseP gene encoding RIP metalloprotease RseP: MGLSIIAFIFVIGIIIFIHELGHFVVAKLSGVGVETFSLGFGPKLISITRGGTEYRISVLPLGGYVKMVGESPEEEVSEAEREKSFTHKPLSKRVAIVMAGSVMNVVLALVLFPVIYMIGIQAPAYMGKVPEVGSVKEGTPASEAGIREGDIIAAVDGKEMEDWEDLGMILSLSPAQPLKLMVRRGEESFEVTIVPGVSEETGAGLSGFYPPARPAVGIVTKGGPADRAGLKTGDVIAAVNGEPLKRAGQIQEIVGTSGEERSFLVERDGEAFTVNIAPEFNEGAKLFLIGITIQEESVLRSYGFIDSIKLGLDKTLEMAVLLFVVLKGLFSGVYSAKSVGGPIMIAQMSGMAAETGVASLLTLVALLSLHIGLINLFPIPVLDGGYLVFFAIEFLRGKPLSDRVMGMTQQVGFAMLITLMVFVTYNDLDRVLDISRFFR, from the coding sequence GTGGGATTATCGATAATAGCCTTCATATTCGTCATAGGAATAATCATATTCATCCACGAGCTCGGCCACTTCGTGGTCGCCAAGCTCTCCGGGGTGGGGGTGGAGACTTTCTCGCTCGGCTTCGGCCCGAAGCTTATATCCATAACCAGGGGGGGGACCGAATACCGGATATCCGTCCTGCCGCTCGGCGGCTACGTTAAGATGGTAGGCGAGTCTCCGGAGGAAGAGGTGAGCGAGGCGGAGCGGGAAAAATCTTTTACCCACAAGCCTCTTTCGAAACGTGTGGCAATAGTGATGGCGGGCTCCGTGATGAACGTGGTGCTCGCGCTGGTCTTGTTCCCGGTAATCTACATGATAGGGATTCAGGCGCCGGCCTACATGGGCAAGGTGCCGGAGGTGGGCTCCGTAAAGGAAGGTACGCCCGCTTCCGAGGCCGGAATACGGGAGGGAGACATAATCGCGGCCGTCGACGGGAAGGAGATGGAGGACTGGGAGGACCTGGGCATGATACTCTCGCTAAGCCCGGCTCAACCCCTGAAACTCATGGTAAGGCGCGGGGAGGAGAGTTTCGAGGTTACCATCGTCCCCGGGGTCTCGGAGGAGACCGGCGCCGGGTTGAGCGGTTTTTATCCCCCGGCAAGGCCGGCCGTGGGGATCGTTACCAAGGGCGGGCCCGCGGACCGGGCGGGGCTTAAGACCGGAGACGTAATAGCGGCCGTGAACGGGGAGCCGCTTAAGCGTGCCGGGCAGATCCAGGAGATCGTCGGCACGAGCGGTGAAGAGAGGTCGTTCCTCGTGGAAAGGGACGGAGAAGCGTTCACCGTCAATATCGCCCCGGAGTTCAACGAAGGCGCAAAACTCTTTCTTATAGGGATTACCATTCAGGAAGAGTCCGTGCTGAGAAGCTACGGCTTTATCGATTCGATCAAGCTGGGGTTGGATAAAACGCTGGAGATGGCCGTGCTCCTCTTTGTGGTCTTAAAGGGGCTCTTCTCCGGCGTCTATTCGGCCAAGAGCGTGGGCGGACCGATTATGATAGCCCAGATGTCCGGGATGGCGGCCGAGACGGGAGTAGCCAGCCTCCTGACGCTCGTAGCGCTCTTGAGCCTCCATATAGGGCTTATAAACCTCTTCCCCATCCCCGTGCTCGACGGAGGGTACCTCGTCTTCTTCGCCATAGAGTTCTTAAGGGGAAAACCCCTGAGCGACAGGGTTATGGGCATGACCCAGCAGGTGGGCTTCGCAATGCTTATCACGCTTATGGTCTTTGTCACCTACAACGACCTCGATCGGGTTTTAGACATAAGCCGGTTTTTCAGGTGA
- the ilvD gene encoding dihydroxy-acid dehydratase yields the protein MRSDRVKKGFERVPHRALLYATGIPKGEMGKPFIGVASTFTDIIPGHIGMRDLERFIEKGVHSGGGYPMLFGLPGICDGIAMGHRGMHYSLPSRELIADMVESIAEAHAFDGMVLLTNCDKITPGMLMAAARLDIPTVIVTAGPMMTGRYKGQKLSFIRNTFEAMGRFKKGEISKEELDACEIGACPGVGSCQGLYTANTMNSLTEAMGMSLPGCGTAPAVSSEKRRIAFASGERVVELVRKNVTPRKIMTKAAFENAVRVDLALGGSTNTVLHILAVANDAGVKLPLEIFDRLSKTTPHIAAIEPIGKHYMEDVHWAGGIPAVMARLKRKIKDNPTVSGRKVKAIIEDVKYIDGTVLRPLDKPFHKEGGIAVLKGNLAPKGAVVKQSGVSSKMMRFKGKARVFDSEEAAMRAIMGGRIKGGEVLVIRYEGPKGGPGMREMLAPTATLMGMGLGESVALVTDGRFSGGTRGPCIGHISPEAMEGGPIALVKNGDIIELDIHKRKLELKVTTDELKKRKSRWKAPEPKIKTGWLSRYSKAVTSAYTGAVLR from the coding sequence ATGAGAAGCGACAGGGTGAAAAAGGGGTTTGAGAGGGTCCCGCACAGGGCCCTTCTTTATGCCACGGGCATACCAAAGGGCGAGATGGGAAAGCCCTTTATAGGGGTTGCTTCCACCTTCACCGATATCATACCGGGTCACATCGGGATGCGCGACCTCGAGCGCTTCATAGAGAAGGGCGTGCACAGCGGAGGGGGCTACCCCATGTTATTCGGCCTTCCGGGGATATGCGACGGCATAGCCATGGGGCACAGGGGGATGCACTACTCGCTCCCCTCCAGGGAACTTATAGCCGACATGGTCGAGAGTATAGCCGAGGCCCATGCTTTCGACGGCATGGTGCTCCTTACCAACTGCGACAAGATTACCCCCGGCATGCTCATGGCCGCGGCGAGGCTCGACATACCGACCGTCATAGTGACGGCCGGGCCCATGATGACCGGTCGCTACAAGGGGCAGAAACTTTCTTTTATACGGAACACGTTCGAGGCCATGGGCCGCTTCAAGAAGGGGGAGATATCGAAGGAGGAGCTTGATGCCTGCGAAATAGGTGCGTGTCCCGGGGTGGGGAGCTGCCAGGGGCTCTATACGGCCAACACGATGAACTCGCTCACCGAGGCAATGGGCATGAGCCTTCCCGGATGCGGCACGGCCCCGGCGGTATCGAGCGAGAAGAGGAGGATCGCCTTCGCGAGCGGGGAGAGGGTGGTCGAGCTCGTAAGGAAGAACGTAACGCCGAGGAAAATTATGACGAAGGCCGCCTTCGAGAACGCCGTAAGGGTGGACCTCGCTCTCGGCGGCTCGACCAATACGGTGCTCCACATACTGGCCGTGGCCAACGACGCGGGGGTAAAGCTGCCACTGGAAATCTTCGACAGGCTTTCGAAGACCACCCCGCACATAGCCGCCATAGAGCCCATAGGCAAGCACTACATGGAGGACGTTCACTGGGCCGGGGGCATACCGGCCGTAATGGCGCGCCTTAAGCGGAAGATAAAGGACAACCCCACCGTGTCGGGCCGCAAGGTCAAGGCGATAATCGAGGACGTAAAGTACATAGACGGCACTGTCTTAAGGCCGCTCGATAAGCCCTTTCATAAAGAGGGTGGCATAGCGGTTCTTAAAGGCAATCTCGCCCCTAAGGGGGCGGTCGTGAAGCAGTCGGGAGTGAGCTCGAAGATGATGCGCTTTAAGGGCAAGGCCCGCGTCTTCGACTCCGAGGAGGCGGCGATGAGGGCGATTATGGGAGGGAGGATAAAGGGCGGCGAGGTTCTGGTCATCCGCTACGAGGGACCAAAGGGCGGCCCCGGGATGCGGGAGATGCTCGCCCCGACGGCCACGCTCATGGGCATGGGGCTCGGCGAGTCCGTAGCGCTTGTAACCGACGGCCGTTTTTCCGGAGGCACCCGGGGGCCGTGTATCGGGCACATCTCGCCTGAGGCAATGGAGGGGGGACCCATAGCGCTTGTCAAAAACGGTGACATTATAGAGCTCGATATACATAAGAGGAAGCTTGAGCTAAAGGTTACAACCGATGAACTTAAAAAGAGAAAATCGCGCTGGAAGGCCCCTGAGCCCAAGATAAAGACAGGCTGGCTCTCGAGGTACTCGAAGGCCGTGACTTCGGCCTATACGGGCGCGGTACTGAGGTAA